Proteins from a single region of Mytilus trossulus isolate FHL-02 chromosome 2, PNRI_Mtr1.1.1.hap1, whole genome shotgun sequence:
- the LOC134706758 gene encoding uncharacterized PE-PGRS family protein PE_PGRS54-like isoform X2: MVQHLKKMKFIIFLCFIVSIAAQQQNQRQTTGFGGGRPGGGGTTTFGGAGAGGGTQRGFPGGGGAGPFGGFGPPGAQFGGGPGGRFGFPGGRPGGPPGSPFGFGGPPGFGAPPPGFGGRPGGQFGGFGGPGGRPGGQFNPFGGPPGGQGGQFGNGAGTLGAFGGDGGAGNSLVGTAFGTGTPGTTGTTTQTGTQTGTQPSTQTSTTGGGANAFGQQGGGAGQFGNGQDASPFGGQQFGLPPFGGMNGPPPPFGQFGGPDMNPFGGGGAGMNPFGGGGAGMNPFGGGGAGMNPFGGGGAGMNPFGAAGGGMNPFGGGAPTGQFGGGAGAGQFGGGAGLGQFGGATPTGQFGGGAGLGQFGGATPTGQFGGGAGLGQFGGATPTGQFGGGAGLGQFGGGSTTGQFGGGNALGNAGGAGAGLGFGNGLNVGTLPSTGLFTELGQGSTLIDPVTGNRVRPLTNDVANNAIATRRGQTALRRGGRDPRQGVTVQRTRVFPRQFTNRRRVLATRRRNALRTRTGAGTGTVDLANFANFGQPDIFPAGIAMQGDNTAPTGLQNIMGLSEFGLPANSGLSSNSDMTSFFPANSVSAQGDSFDPSNFGIGRQQENALGQDVGIVQREPADMLSNANSDGFGPSNALGTFTQMMTPERNDLNMSSRTFTEWSRISNNPQEDAEWSSTGSSSSTGTQLPSQTLGTSNTAGTNAQSSNDLWSGMPDISSFGMTQGTSDQSGMTSGMNGLSGATQGGAAGMSTNGFGGNNPMNGMFLPPMMSGGMGGMPPGGMGGMGGMPLGGMGGMGGMPPGGMGGMGGMPPGGMGGMGGMMPGGFGGMPPGMNGFGMGQQGNGASTTGSTTGTTGASSASSGTNGGTAGSGGMMPGLGGLGGMFSPMMQGMGSNPGAGMSFGSQGGNPFGSQGGDPFGSQGANPFGTQGANPFGTQGMQFGTQGAGSTTGRNGAASTAQTTGNGANQG; encoded by the exons ATGGTACAACATCTGAAGAAAatgaaattcataatttttctcTGTTTTATCGTTTCTATAGCAG CCcaacaacaaaatcaaagacaaaCGACAGGTTTTGGCGGAGGAAGACCAGGAGGCGGCGGTACAACTACCTTCGGTGGTGCAGGTGCTGGTGGGGGAACACAAAGAGGTTTTCCAGGAGGAGGTGGTGCTGGACCATTCGGGGGTTTTGGACCACCAGGTGCACAATTCGGAGGCGGTCCAGGTGGACGTTTTGGATTTCCGGGGGGTCGTCCGGGTGGTCCTCCGGGTTCCCCATTTGGATTTGGTGGACCTCCAGGTTTTGGAGCCCCTCCACCCGGATTTGGTGGTAGACCAGGTGGACAGTTCGGAGGCTTTGGAGGTCCAGGCGGCAGACCAGGTGGCCAGTTTAATCCATTTGGGGGTCCACCGGGTGGACAAGGAGGACAATTTGGAAATGGAGCTGGTACACTAGGAGCGTTTGGTGGAGATGGAGGAGCTGGAAACTCATTAGTTGGCACAGCATTTGGAACTGGAACACCAGGAACAACAGGAACAACCACTCAAACAGGCACTCAAACAGGCACTCAACCAAGCACTCAAACAAGCACTACAGGTGGTGGAGCAAATGCATTTGGACAACAAGGTGGCGGTGCTGGACAGTTTGGCAATGGTCAAGATGCTTCACCTTTTGGTGGACAACAATTTGGACTTCCACCGTTTGGTGGAATGAATGGACCTCCACCGCCATTTGGACAATTTGGTGGTCCTGATATGAATCCATTTGGTGGTGGTGGCGCTGGTATGAATCCATTTGGCGGTGGCGGCGCTGGTATGAATCCATTTGGCGGTGGCGGCGCTGGTATGAATCCATTTGGTGGTGGCGGCGCTGGTATGAATCCATTTGGTGCTGCTGGCGGTGGTATGAATCCATTTGGTGGAGGGGCACCAACAGGACAGTTTGGAGGCGGAGCAGGTGCAGGACAGTTTGGAGGCGGGGCAGGTCTTGGACAATTTGGAGGTGCAACACCTACAGGACAGTTTGGAGGTGGGGCAGGTCTTGGACAATTTGGAGGTGCAACACCTACAGGACAGTTTGGAGGTGGAGCAGGTCTTGGACAATTTGGAGGTGCGACACCAACAGGACAGTTTGGAGGTGGGGCAGGACTTGGACAGTTCGGAGGTGGGTCAACCACAGGGCAATTTGGAGGTGGAAATGCACTAGGAAATGCTGGCGGAGCTGGGGCAGGGCTTGGATTTGGAAATGGCCTTAATGTGGGAACTTTACCATCAACAGGTCTGTTTACAGAATTAGGTCAAGGTTCCACGTTAATTGACCCAGTAACGGGTAACAGAGTACGACCCCTGACAAATGATGTAGCCAATAATGCTATTGCAACACGAAGAGGGCAAACAG CACTCAGGCGAGGCGGTAGAGATCCCAGGCAGGGTGTTACAGTGCAAAGAACAAGAGTATTCCCAAGGCAATTTACAA ATAGAAGACGAGTTTTAGCCACACGGCGGCGGAATGCTTTAAGAACAC gaacaggcGCTGGCACCGGAACAG TTGACCTtgcaaattttgctaactttgGCCAACCTGATATCTTTCCTGCGGGAATTGCGATGCAAGGAGATAATACTGCACCTACAGGACTTCAAAATATAATGGGGCTTTCAGAGTTTGGTTTGCCAGCAAATAGTGGACTTTCTTCCAATTCAGACATGACCTCGTTTTTTCCTGCAAATAGCGTAAGTGCACAAGGCGATTCATTTGATCCTTCGAATTTTGGAATAGGAAGACAACAAGAAAATGCTTTGGGTCAAGATGTTGGAATAGTTCAAAGAGAACCTGCCGATATGTTATCGAATGCAAATTCCGATGGATTTGGACCAAGTAATGCATTGGGAACGTTTACACAGATGATGACACCAG AGagaaatgatttaaatatgtCGAGTAGGACCTTTACTGAATGGAGTCGAATATCCAACAACCCACAAGAAGATGCAGAGT GGAGTAGCACCGGTTCCTCATCGTCAACTGGAACTCAATTACCATCACAAACTCTCGGAACATCGAACACAGCTGGAACTAATG CACAGAGTTCAAATGATCTATGGTCTGGAATGCCAGATATAAGCTCGTTTGGAATGACACAAGGCACGTCAGACCAGTCTGGAATGACTTCAGGTATGAATGGTCTGTCTGGAGCGACACAAGGAGGTGCGGCCGGTATGTCAACCAATGGTTTTGGAGGAAACAACCCAATGAATGGAATGTTTTTACCTCCAATGATGTCTGGGGGTATGGGTGGAATGCCACCTGGAGGAATGGGCGGTATGGGAGGAATGCCGCTTGGTGGCATGGGCGGTATGGGTGGAATGCCACCTGGAGGAATGGGCGGTATGGGTGGAATGCCACCAGGAGGTATGGGCGGTATGGGTGGAATGATGCCGGGAGGTTTTGGAGGGATGCCACCTGGAATGAATGGCTTTGGTATGGGACAACAAGGAAATGGAGCTTCAACAACTGGTTCGACAACAGGAACAACCGGAGCAAGTTCAGCCTCATCGGGAACTAATGGAGGCACTGCTGGTTCCGGTGGGATGATGCCTGGTTTAGGGGGTCTCGGTGGAATGTTTTCTCCAATGATGCAGGGAATGGGATCAAATCCAGGCGCAGGAATGTCATTTGGTTCACAGGGAGGAAATCCATTCGGTTCACAGGGAGGAGATCCATTCGGCTCACAGGGAGCAAACCCATTTGGTACACAGGGAGCAAACCCATTTGGTACACAAGGAATGCAATTCGGTACACAGGGCGCTGGTTCTACAACGGGAAGAAACGGCGCAGCTTCAACAGCACAGACCACAGGAAACG
- the LOC134706758 gene encoding uncharacterized protein LOC134706758 isoform X17 codes for MVQHLKKMKFIIFLCFIVSIAAQQQNQRQTTGFGGGRPGGGGTTTFGGAGAGGGTQRGFPGGGGAGPFGGFGPPGAQFGGGPGGRFGFPGGRPGGPPGSPFGFGGPPGFGAPPPGFGGRPGGQFGGFGGPGGRPGGQFNPFGGPPGGQGGQFGNGAGTLGAFGGDGGAGNSLVGTAFGTGTPGTTGTTTQTGTQTGTQPSTQTSTTGGGANAFGQQGGGAGQFGNGQDASPFGGQQFGLPPFGGMNGPPPPFGQFGGPDMNPFGGGGAGMNPFGGGGAGMNPFGGGGAGMNPFGGGGAGMNPFGAAGGGMNPFGGGAPTGQFGGGAGAGQFGGGAGLGQFGGATPTGQFGGGAGLGQFGGATPTGQFGGGAGLGQFGGATPTGQFGGGAGLGQFGGGSTTGQFGGGNALGNAGGAGAGLGFGNGLNVGTLPSTGTGAGTGTGFLFPTNSLSMSTGSSTGSSSSTGTQLPSQTLGTSNTAGTNAQSSNDLWSGMPDISSFGMTQGTSDQSGMTSGMNGLSGATQGGAAGMSTNGFGGNNPMNGMFLPPMMSGGMGGMPPGGMGGMGGMPLGGMGGMGGMPPGGMGGMGGMPPGGMGGMGGMMPGGFGGMPPGMNGFGMGQQGNGASTTGSTTGTTGASSASSGTNGGTAGSGGMMPGLGGLGGMFSPMMQGMGSNPGAGMSFGSQGGNPFGSQGGDPFGSQGANPFGTQGANPFGTQGMQFGTQGAGSTTGRNGAASTAQTTGNGANQG; via the exons ATGGTACAACATCTGAAGAAAatgaaattcataatttttctcTGTTTTATCGTTTCTATAGCAG CCcaacaacaaaatcaaagacaaaCGACAGGTTTTGGCGGAGGAAGACCAGGAGGCGGCGGTACAACTACCTTCGGTGGTGCAGGTGCTGGTGGGGGAACACAAAGAGGTTTTCCAGGAGGAGGTGGTGCTGGACCATTCGGGGGTTTTGGACCACCAGGTGCACAATTCGGAGGCGGTCCAGGTGGACGTTTTGGATTTCCGGGGGGTCGTCCGGGTGGTCCTCCGGGTTCCCCATTTGGATTTGGTGGACCTCCAGGTTTTGGAGCCCCTCCACCCGGATTTGGTGGTAGACCAGGTGGACAGTTCGGAGGCTTTGGAGGTCCAGGCGGCAGACCAGGTGGCCAGTTTAATCCATTTGGGGGTCCACCGGGTGGACAAGGAGGACAATTTGGAAATGGAGCTGGTACACTAGGAGCGTTTGGTGGAGATGGAGGAGCTGGAAACTCATTAGTTGGCACAGCATTTGGAACTGGAACACCAGGAACAACAGGAACAACCACTCAAACAGGCACTCAAACAGGCACTCAACCAAGCACTCAAACAAGCACTACAGGTGGTGGAGCAAATGCATTTGGACAACAAGGTGGCGGTGCTGGACAGTTTGGCAATGGTCAAGATGCTTCACCTTTTGGTGGACAACAATTTGGACTTCCACCGTTTGGTGGAATGAATGGACCTCCACCGCCATTTGGACAATTTGGTGGTCCTGATATGAATCCATTTGGTGGTGGTGGCGCTGGTATGAATCCATTTGGCGGTGGCGGCGCTGGTATGAATCCATTTGGCGGTGGCGGCGCTGGTATGAATCCATTTGGTGGTGGCGGCGCTGGTATGAATCCATTTGGTGCTGCTGGCGGTGGTATGAATCCATTTGGTGGAGGGGCACCAACAGGACAGTTTGGAGGCGGAGCAGGTGCAGGACAGTTTGGAGGCGGGGCAGGTCTTGGACAATTTGGAGGTGCAACACCTACAGGACAGTTTGGAGGTGGGGCAGGTCTTGGACAATTTGGAGGTGCAACACCTACAGGACAGTTTGGAGGTGGAGCAGGTCTTGGACAATTTGGAGGTGCGACACCAACAGGACAGTTTGGAGGTGGGGCAGGACTTGGACAGTTCGGAGGTGGGTCAACCACAGGGCAATTTGGAGGTGGAAATGCACTAGGAAATGCTGGCGGAGCTGGGGCAGGGCTTGGATTTGGAAATGGCCTTAATGTGGGAACTTTACCATCAACAG gaacaggcGCTGGCACCGGAACAG GATTTCTTTTTCCAACAAACTCACTTTCAATGAGTACAG GGAGTAGCACCGGTTCCTCATCGTCAACTGGAACTCAATTACCATCACAAACTCTCGGAACATCGAACACAGCTGGAACTAATG CACAGAGTTCAAATGATCTATGGTCTGGAATGCCAGATATAAGCTCGTTTGGAATGACACAAGGCACGTCAGACCAGTCTGGAATGACTTCAGGTATGAATGGTCTGTCTGGAGCGACACAAGGAGGTGCGGCCGGTATGTCAACCAATGGTTTTGGAGGAAACAACCCAATGAATGGAATGTTTTTACCTCCAATGATGTCTGGGGGTATGGGTGGAATGCCACCTGGAGGAATGGGCGGTATGGGAGGAATGCCGCTTGGTGGCATGGGCGGTATGGGTGGAATGCCACCTGGAGGAATGGGCGGTATGGGTGGAATGCCACCAGGAGGTATGGGCGGTATGGGTGGAATGATGCCGGGAGGTTTTGGAGGGATGCCACCTGGAATGAATGGCTTTGGTATGGGACAACAAGGAAATGGAGCTTCAACAACTGGTTCGACAACAGGAACAACCGGAGCAAGTTCAGCCTCATCGGGAACTAATGGAGGCACTGCTGGTTCCGGTGGGATGATGCCTGGTTTAGGGGGTCTCGGTGGAATGTTTTCTCCAATGATGCAGGGAATGGGATCAAATCCAGGCGCAGGAATGTCATTTGGTTCACAGGGAGGAAATCCATTCGGTTCACAGGGAGGAGATCCATTCGGCTCACAGGGAGCAAACCCATTTGGTACACAGGGAGCAAACCCATTTGGTACACAAGGAATGCAATTCGGTACACAGGGCGCTGGTTCTACAACGGGAAGAAACGGCGCAGCTTCAACAGCACAGACCACAGGAAACG
- the LOC134706758 gene encoding uncharacterized PE-PGRS family protein PE_PGRS54-like isoform X8, whose protein sequence is MVQHLKKMKFIIFLCFIVSIAAQQQNQRQTTGFGGGRPGGGGTTTFGGAGAGGGTQRGFPGGGGAGPFGGFGPPGAQFGGGPGGRFGFPGGRPGGPPGSPFGFGGPPGFGAPPPGFGGRPGGQFGGFGGPGGRPGGQFNPFGGPPGGQGGQFGNGAGTLGAFGGDGGAGNSLVGTAFGTGTPGTTGTTTQTGTQTGTQPSTQTSTTGGGANAFGQQGGGAGQFGNGQDASPFGGQQFGLPPFGGMNGPPPPFGQFGGPDMNPFGGGGAGMNPFGGGGAGMNPFGGGGAGMNPFGGGGAGMNPFGAAGGGMNPFGGGAPTGQFGGGAGAGQFGGGAGLGQFGGATPTGQFGGGAGLGQFGGATPTGQFGGGAGLGQFGGATPTGQFGGGAGLGQFGGGSTTGQFGGGNALGNAGGAGAGLGFGNGLNVGTLPSTGTGAGTGTGFLFPTNSLSMSTVDLANFANFGQPDIFPAGIAMQGDNTAPTGLQNIMGLSEFGLPANSGLSSNSDMTSFFPANSVSAQGDSFDPSNFGIGRQQENALGQDVGIVQREPADMLSNANSDGFGPSNALGTFTQMMTPERNDLNMSSRTFTEWSRISNNPQEDAEWSSTGSSSSTGTQLPSQTLGTSNTAGTNAQSSNDLWSGMPDISSFGMTQGTSDQSGMTSGMNGLSGATQGGAAGMSTNGFGGNNPMNGMFLPPMMSGGMGGMPPGGMGGMGGMPLGGMGGMGGMPPGGMGGMGGMPPGGMGGMGGMMPGGFGGMPPGMNGFGMGQQGNGASTTGSTTGTTGASSASSGTNGGTAGSGGMMPGLGGLGGMFSPMMQGMGSNPGAGMSFGSQGGNPFGSQGGDPFGSQGANPFGTQGANPFGTQGMQFGTQGAGSTTGRNGAASTAQTTGNGANQG, encoded by the exons ATGGTACAACATCTGAAGAAAatgaaattcataatttttctcTGTTTTATCGTTTCTATAGCAG CCcaacaacaaaatcaaagacaaaCGACAGGTTTTGGCGGAGGAAGACCAGGAGGCGGCGGTACAACTACCTTCGGTGGTGCAGGTGCTGGTGGGGGAACACAAAGAGGTTTTCCAGGAGGAGGTGGTGCTGGACCATTCGGGGGTTTTGGACCACCAGGTGCACAATTCGGAGGCGGTCCAGGTGGACGTTTTGGATTTCCGGGGGGTCGTCCGGGTGGTCCTCCGGGTTCCCCATTTGGATTTGGTGGACCTCCAGGTTTTGGAGCCCCTCCACCCGGATTTGGTGGTAGACCAGGTGGACAGTTCGGAGGCTTTGGAGGTCCAGGCGGCAGACCAGGTGGCCAGTTTAATCCATTTGGGGGTCCACCGGGTGGACAAGGAGGACAATTTGGAAATGGAGCTGGTACACTAGGAGCGTTTGGTGGAGATGGAGGAGCTGGAAACTCATTAGTTGGCACAGCATTTGGAACTGGAACACCAGGAACAACAGGAACAACCACTCAAACAGGCACTCAAACAGGCACTCAACCAAGCACTCAAACAAGCACTACAGGTGGTGGAGCAAATGCATTTGGACAACAAGGTGGCGGTGCTGGACAGTTTGGCAATGGTCAAGATGCTTCACCTTTTGGTGGACAACAATTTGGACTTCCACCGTTTGGTGGAATGAATGGACCTCCACCGCCATTTGGACAATTTGGTGGTCCTGATATGAATCCATTTGGTGGTGGTGGCGCTGGTATGAATCCATTTGGCGGTGGCGGCGCTGGTATGAATCCATTTGGCGGTGGCGGCGCTGGTATGAATCCATTTGGTGGTGGCGGCGCTGGTATGAATCCATTTGGTGCTGCTGGCGGTGGTATGAATCCATTTGGTGGAGGGGCACCAACAGGACAGTTTGGAGGCGGAGCAGGTGCAGGACAGTTTGGAGGCGGGGCAGGTCTTGGACAATTTGGAGGTGCAACACCTACAGGACAGTTTGGAGGTGGGGCAGGTCTTGGACAATTTGGAGGTGCAACACCTACAGGACAGTTTGGAGGTGGAGCAGGTCTTGGACAATTTGGAGGTGCGACACCAACAGGACAGTTTGGAGGTGGGGCAGGACTTGGACAGTTCGGAGGTGGGTCAACCACAGGGCAATTTGGAGGTGGAAATGCACTAGGAAATGCTGGCGGAGCTGGGGCAGGGCTTGGATTTGGAAATGGCCTTAATGTGGGAACTTTACCATCAACAG gaacaggcGCTGGCACCGGAACAG GATTTCTTTTTCCAACAAACTCACTTTCAATGAGTACAG TTGACCTtgcaaattttgctaactttgGCCAACCTGATATCTTTCCTGCGGGAATTGCGATGCAAGGAGATAATACTGCACCTACAGGACTTCAAAATATAATGGGGCTTTCAGAGTTTGGTTTGCCAGCAAATAGTGGACTTTCTTCCAATTCAGACATGACCTCGTTTTTTCCTGCAAATAGCGTAAGTGCACAAGGCGATTCATTTGATCCTTCGAATTTTGGAATAGGAAGACAACAAGAAAATGCTTTGGGTCAAGATGTTGGAATAGTTCAAAGAGAACCTGCCGATATGTTATCGAATGCAAATTCCGATGGATTTGGACCAAGTAATGCATTGGGAACGTTTACACAGATGATGACACCAG AGagaaatgatttaaatatgtCGAGTAGGACCTTTACTGAATGGAGTCGAATATCCAACAACCCACAAGAAGATGCAGAGT GGAGTAGCACCGGTTCCTCATCGTCAACTGGAACTCAATTACCATCACAAACTCTCGGAACATCGAACACAGCTGGAACTAATG CACAGAGTTCAAATGATCTATGGTCTGGAATGCCAGATATAAGCTCGTTTGGAATGACACAAGGCACGTCAGACCAGTCTGGAATGACTTCAGGTATGAATGGTCTGTCTGGAGCGACACAAGGAGGTGCGGCCGGTATGTCAACCAATGGTTTTGGAGGAAACAACCCAATGAATGGAATGTTTTTACCTCCAATGATGTCTGGGGGTATGGGTGGAATGCCACCTGGAGGAATGGGCGGTATGGGAGGAATGCCGCTTGGTGGCATGGGCGGTATGGGTGGAATGCCACCTGGAGGAATGGGCGGTATGGGTGGAATGCCACCAGGAGGTATGGGCGGTATGGGTGGAATGATGCCGGGAGGTTTTGGAGGGATGCCACCTGGAATGAATGGCTTTGGTATGGGACAACAAGGAAATGGAGCTTCAACAACTGGTTCGACAACAGGAACAACCGGAGCAAGTTCAGCCTCATCGGGAACTAATGGAGGCACTGCTGGTTCCGGTGGGATGATGCCTGGTTTAGGGGGTCTCGGTGGAATGTTTTCTCCAATGATGCAGGGAATGGGATCAAATCCAGGCGCAGGAATGTCATTTGGTTCACAGGGAGGAAATCCATTCGGTTCACAGGGAGGAGATCCATTCGGCTCACAGGGAGCAAACCCATTTGGTACACAGGGAGCAAACCCATTTGGTACACAAGGAATGCAATTCGGTACACAGGGCGCTGGTTCTACAACGGGAAGAAACGGCGCAGCTTCAACAGCACAGACCACAGGAAACG
- the LOC134706758 gene encoding uncharacterized PE-PGRS family protein PE_PGRS54-like isoform X9, whose amino-acid sequence MVQHLKKMKFIIFLCFIVSIAAQQQNQRQTTGFGGGRPGGGGTTTFGGAGAGGGTQRGFPGGGGAGPFGGFGPPGAQFGGGPGGRFGFPGGRPGGPPGSPFGFGGPPGFGAPPPGFGGRPGGQFGGFGGPGGRPGGQFNPFGGPPGGQGGQFGNGAGTLGAFGGDGGAGNSLVGTAFGTGTPGTTGTTTQTGTQTGTQPSTQTSTTGGGANAFGQQGGGAGQFGNGQDASPFGGQQFGLPPFGGMNGPPPPFGQFGGPDMNPFGGGGAGMNPFGGGGAGMNPFGGGGAGMNPFGGGGAGMNPFGAAGGGMNPFGGGAPTGQFGGGAGAGQFGGGAGLGQFGGATPTGQFGGGAGLGQFGGATPTGQFGGGAGLGQFGGATPTGQFGGGAGLGQFGGGSTTGQFGGGNALGNAGGAGAGLGFGNGLNVGTLPSTGTGAGTGTVDLANFANFGQPDIFPAGIAMQGDNTAPTGLQNIMGLSEFGLPANSGLSSNSDMTSFFPANSVSAQGDSFDPSNFGIGRQQENALGQDVGIVQREPADMLSNANSDGFGPSNALGTFTQMMTPERNDLNMSSRTFTEWSRISNNPQEDAEWSSTGSSSSTGTQLPSQTLGTSNTAGTNAQSSNDLWSGMPDISSFGMTQGTSDQSGMTSGMNGLSGATQGGAAGMSTNGFGGNNPMNGMFLPPMMSGGMGGMPPGGMGGMGGMPLGGMGGMGGMPPGGMGGMGGMPPGGMGGMGGMMPGGFGGMPPGMNGFGMGQQGNGASTTGSTTGTTGASSASSGTNGGTAGSGGMMPGLGGLGGMFSPMMQGMGSNPGAGMSFGSQGGNPFGSQGGDPFGSQGANPFGTQGANPFGTQGMQFGTQGAGSTTGRNGAASTAQTTGNGANQG is encoded by the exons ATGGTACAACATCTGAAGAAAatgaaattcataatttttctcTGTTTTATCGTTTCTATAGCAG CCcaacaacaaaatcaaagacaaaCGACAGGTTTTGGCGGAGGAAGACCAGGAGGCGGCGGTACAACTACCTTCGGTGGTGCAGGTGCTGGTGGGGGAACACAAAGAGGTTTTCCAGGAGGAGGTGGTGCTGGACCATTCGGGGGTTTTGGACCACCAGGTGCACAATTCGGAGGCGGTCCAGGTGGACGTTTTGGATTTCCGGGGGGTCGTCCGGGTGGTCCTCCGGGTTCCCCATTTGGATTTGGTGGACCTCCAGGTTTTGGAGCCCCTCCACCCGGATTTGGTGGTAGACCAGGTGGACAGTTCGGAGGCTTTGGAGGTCCAGGCGGCAGACCAGGTGGCCAGTTTAATCCATTTGGGGGTCCACCGGGTGGACAAGGAGGACAATTTGGAAATGGAGCTGGTACACTAGGAGCGTTTGGTGGAGATGGAGGAGCTGGAAACTCATTAGTTGGCACAGCATTTGGAACTGGAACACCAGGAACAACAGGAACAACCACTCAAACAGGCACTCAAACAGGCACTCAACCAAGCACTCAAACAAGCACTACAGGTGGTGGAGCAAATGCATTTGGACAACAAGGTGGCGGTGCTGGACAGTTTGGCAATGGTCAAGATGCTTCACCTTTTGGTGGACAACAATTTGGACTTCCACCGTTTGGTGGAATGAATGGACCTCCACCGCCATTTGGACAATTTGGTGGTCCTGATATGAATCCATTTGGTGGTGGTGGCGCTGGTATGAATCCATTTGGCGGTGGCGGCGCTGGTATGAATCCATTTGGCGGTGGCGGCGCTGGTATGAATCCATTTGGTGGTGGCGGCGCTGGTATGAATCCATTTGGTGCTGCTGGCGGTGGTATGAATCCATTTGGTGGAGGGGCACCAACAGGACAGTTTGGAGGCGGAGCAGGTGCAGGACAGTTTGGAGGCGGGGCAGGTCTTGGACAATTTGGAGGTGCAACACCTACAGGACAGTTTGGAGGTGGGGCAGGTCTTGGACAATTTGGAGGTGCAACACCTACAGGACAGTTTGGAGGTGGAGCAGGTCTTGGACAATTTGGAGGTGCGACACCAACAGGACAGTTTGGAGGTGGGGCAGGACTTGGACAGTTCGGAGGTGGGTCAACCACAGGGCAATTTGGAGGTGGAAATGCACTAGGAAATGCTGGCGGAGCTGGGGCAGGGCTTGGATTTGGAAATGGCCTTAATGTGGGAACTTTACCATCAACAG gaacaggcGCTGGCACCGGAACAG TTGACCTtgcaaattttgctaactttgGCCAACCTGATATCTTTCCTGCGGGAATTGCGATGCAAGGAGATAATACTGCACCTACAGGACTTCAAAATATAATGGGGCTTTCAGAGTTTGGTTTGCCAGCAAATAGTGGACTTTCTTCCAATTCAGACATGACCTCGTTTTTTCCTGCAAATAGCGTAAGTGCACAAGGCGATTCATTTGATCCTTCGAATTTTGGAATAGGAAGACAACAAGAAAATGCTTTGGGTCAAGATGTTGGAATAGTTCAAAGAGAACCTGCCGATATGTTATCGAATGCAAATTCCGATGGATTTGGACCAAGTAATGCATTGGGAACGTTTACACAGATGATGACACCAG AGagaaatgatttaaatatgtCGAGTAGGACCTTTACTGAATGGAGTCGAATATCCAACAACCCACAAGAAGATGCAGAGT GGAGTAGCACCGGTTCCTCATCGTCAACTGGAACTCAATTACCATCACAAACTCTCGGAACATCGAACACAGCTGGAACTAATG CACAGAGTTCAAATGATCTATGGTCTGGAATGCCAGATATAAGCTCGTTTGGAATGACACAAGGCACGTCAGACCAGTCTGGAATGACTTCAGGTATGAATGGTCTGTCTGGAGCGACACAAGGAGGTGCGGCCGGTATGTCAACCAATGGTTTTGGAGGAAACAACCCAATGAATGGAATGTTTTTACCTCCAATGATGTCTGGGGGTATGGGTGGAATGCCACCTGGAGGAATGGGCGGTATGGGAGGAATGCCGCTTGGTGGCATGGGCGGTATGGGTGGAATGCCACCTGGAGGAATGGGCGGTATGGGTGGAATGCCACCAGGAGGTATGGGCGGTATGGGTGGAATGATGCCGGGAGGTTTTGGAGGGATGCCACCTGGAATGAATGGCTTTGGTATGGGACAACAAGGAAATGGAGCTTCAACAACTGGTTCGACAACAGGAACAACCGGAGCAAGTTCAGCCTCATCGGGAACTAATGGAGGCACTGCTGGTTCCGGTGGGATGATGCCTGGTTTAGGGGGTCTCGGTGGAATGTTTTCTCCAATGATGCAGGGAATGGGATCAAATCCAGGCGCAGGAATGTCATTTGGTTCACAGGGAGGAAATCCATTCGGTTCACAGGGAGGAGATCCATTCGGCTCACAGGGAGCAAACCCATTTGGTACACAGGGAGCAAACCCATTTGGTACACAAGGAATGCAATTCGGTACACAGGGCGCTGGTTCTACAACGGGAAGAAACGGCGCAGCTTCAACAGCACAGACCACAGGAAACG